A segment of the Patescibacteria group bacterium genome:
AAAATTGACCTTTCAACAAATGGTCAATTTCACAAAAAATGACTAAGATAATGATAACTTATTATCGAAAATTAGTCAATATTCAATTTTGTGCTAACGTTTGTTGATATTTTCTCCTCAATTAGTCATTTACTATCATTTAAACACTTTCCCCGGAATTAGTTGATTAGTTAATTAGTCACTTAGTTTACAATCTGAATAACCCCTTCAGATATTCAGCTAAATCACTAGCTAACTTCTTAACTTCGGGGAGTTGAATAAATAATAATCCTTGACGTATGTATCTATAAAAAACTTACTTGATAATTTATCGGCAAAAAATTAATTAGTTTAAAATATTTTTTTACCACAACTAATTAACCAATTAACTAATCAACTAACCTAGACCATTTTAATTTCCACATCCACGCCGGCCGGAAGATTCAAATTGGTCAGATCCTCGACGGTTTTGGCGGTCGGTTCGACAATGTCGATCAATCTTTTGTGGACGCGCATTTCATACTGATCCCGGGCGTCCTTGTTCACAAAGGTCGCGCGGTTAACCGTATATTTGATTTTTTCGGTCGGCAAAGGAATGGGCCCAAAAATCTTGGCATTGCTTTTTTCCACGGTATCAATGATCGTCTTGGTGGACTTATCGATTATTTTATGATCAAACGCTTTGATCTTGATGCGGATCTTCTGTTTGACTTCTTGTTCCGCTTCAACCGCTTTTTTCGTCACTTT
Coding sequences within it:
- the rpsJ gene encoding 30S ribosomal protein S10, translating into MSEPKAKKVTKKAVEAEQEVKQKIRIKIKAFDHKIIDKSTKTIIDTVEKSNAKIFGPIPLPTEKIKYTVNRATFVNKDARDQYEMRVHKRLIDIVEPTAKTVEDLTNLNLPAGVDVEIKMV